From a region of the Geothrix sp. 21YS21S-2 genome:
- a CDS encoding DUF58 domain-containing protein produces MDLWRDRRLRLTVTRLGIQYLVAMLAMGAAAVNTGNNLLYLVFSLMLGLFLASGWVSRRAIQGLHLRSVEEGNIFARVRGGIRVRFRNDAPARMRGVEIHLDMEDARVEPGFLAGGEGQGDAVATLHVKPARRGWAGLRSVEFRTGFPFGFLEKAWRFPLEQRILILPHPRSLPPRQDAEGDRSRPRTRPGSASPDGARPFRDRDPLSRVHWKRTAQRGSPWVRTFEDEESAGVRLRLDLGAWEPGGAFERELEVLSGSILQARLQRRQVLLDLSGLDGRVELEGYTRCWRALARAQAGGLCRGPESD; encoded by the coding sequence ATGGACCTCTGGCGGGACAGGCGTCTGCGGCTCACCGTGACCCGGCTGGGCATCCAGTACCTCGTCGCCATGCTGGCCATGGGCGCGGCGGCGGTGAACACCGGCAACAACCTCCTGTACCTGGTCTTCTCGCTGATGCTGGGACTGTTCCTGGCCTCGGGCTGGGTGAGCCGCCGCGCCATCCAGGGGCTCCACCTGCGGTCCGTGGAGGAGGGCAACATCTTCGCCCGCGTGCGGGGCGGGATCCGGGTGCGGTTCCGGAACGACGCGCCCGCCCGCATGCGGGGCGTCGAGATCCACCTGGACATGGAGGACGCCCGGGTGGAACCGGGGTTCCTGGCCGGGGGCGAAGGGCAGGGAGATGCCGTGGCCACCCTCCACGTCAAGCCCGCCCGCCGGGGCTGGGCCGGGCTGCGCTCCGTGGAGTTCCGCACGGGCTTTCCCTTCGGGTTCCTGGAGAAGGCCTGGCGCTTCCCCCTGGAGCAGCGGATCCTCATCCTCCCCCACCCCCGCTCCCTGCCCCCGCGCCAGGACGCGGAAGGGGACCGGTCGCGGCCCCGGACCCGGCCGGGCTCGGCGAGCCCCGACGGGGCCAGGCCCTTCCGGGACCGGGATCCCCTGAGCCGGGTGCACTGGAAGCGAACCGCCCAGCGCGGGTCGCCCTGGGTGCGCACCTTCGAGGACGAGGAGTCCGCCGGGGTGCGGCTCCGGCTGGACCTGGGGGCCTGGGAGCCCGGCGGCGCCTTCGAAAGGGAGCTGGAAGTGCTCTCGGGCAGCATCCTCCAGGCCCGCCTGCAGCGGCGCCAGGTCCTGCTGGACCTCTCGGGCCTGGACGGGCGGGTGGAGCTGGAGGGCTACACCCGCTGCTGGCGGGCCCTGGCCCGGGCCCAGGCCGGAGGCCTGTGCAGGGGGCCGGAATCTGACTAG
- a CDS encoding cytidine deaminase gives MTIRFEVDMYFNDPQSHAWDALVEAAWKAWEHAHAPYSSFHVGAALLRAGGGIVAGCNVENAAYPSSLCAERTAICAAVSQGMKPGEMSALVVVTEASTLTPPCGACRQVLAEFADDLPILLVNRHHRTLHSLADLLPHAFTVRNLNA, from the coding sequence TTGACTATTCGCTTCGAGGTGGACATGTACTTCAACGACCCCCAGTCCCACGCGTGGGACGCCCTGGTGGAGGCGGCATGGAAGGCCTGGGAACATGCCCACGCCCCCTATTCCAGCTTCCACGTGGGCGCCGCGCTCCTCCGCGCCGGGGGCGGCATCGTCGCCGGCTGCAACGTGGAGAACGCGGCCTACCCGTCCTCGCTCTGCGCCGAGCGCACCGCCATCTGCGCCGCGGTCTCCCAGGGGATGAAGCCCGGGGAGATGTCGGCCCTGGTGGTGGTCACCGAGGCCTCCACCCTCACGCCGCCCTGCGGCGCCTGCCGCCAGGTGCTGGCCGAGTTCGCGGACGACCTGCCCATCCTGCTGGTGAACCGGCATCACCGGACCCTCCACAGCCTGGCCGACCTCCTTCCCCACGCTTTCACGGTGCGGAACCTCAACGCTTGA